A genomic segment from Flavobacterium inviolabile encodes:
- a CDS encoding GNAT family N-acetyltransferase — MDTIEIREIQKNDNEAVAALIRTVLVEHEVPKVGTAYADASLDRMFETYATPQSAYFLVVKDGEIIGGAGIAPLENGAATICELQKMYFLPVSRGLGLGAKMIGKCLEQAKAFGFKQCYLETLPNMTAARKLYVKSGFRYLEAPLGDTGHNSCPVWMLKDL; from the coding sequence ATGGATACAATCGAGATACGGGAAATTCAAAAAAATGACAATGAGGCGGTCGCAGCCTTAATACGAACAGTATTAGTGGAGCATGAAGTGCCTAAAGTAGGCACGGCTTATGCCGATGCTTCGCTGGACAGGATGTTTGAAACGTATGCGACTCCGCAGTCGGCTTATTTCCTGGTTGTCAAAGACGGGGAGATTATTGGCGGTGCCGGAATTGCACCATTGGAAAATGGAGCGGCCACGATTTGTGAGCTGCAAAAAATGTACTTTTTACCCGTGTCCAGAGGTTTGGGACTGGGAGCAAAAATGATCGGGAAGTGCCTGGAACAGGCAAAAGCTTTCGGCTTTAAACAATGTTATCTGGAAACACTTCCAAACATGACGGCTGCCCGGAAATTATATGTAAAATCCGGATTCCGGTATCTGGAGGCTCCGTTGGGAGATACCGGTCATAACTCCTGTCCGGTATGGATGCTTAAAGATTTATAA
- a CDS encoding ABC transporter permease, with product MLGLFRENTKIALDAIKSQLLRTILTVMIIAIGITALVGILTVVSALENTIAKDFASMGANTFSISQYDLSSQINNQNSNQKINPIISYPEARAFQEKYKYPLSTSSLSFTATTKAEVKYEAQKTDPEISIVGVDENFLPNKGLETTRGRNFTGFDIKNNNYVCILGSDFEKGLFKDINAIDKTISIRGAKFKVIGILKEKGSTFGNSQDLRVLIPNQIARSIFSAPNINYDLSVMIGQKEMINQAVDDAIITMRKIKKLNPVEKNNFGIERSDDLINTLLSNTQFLGYIAWAVGVITIFGSSIALMNIMLVSVTERTREIGVRKSLGAKRSTIAWQFFTETLVIGQLGGLVGIILGILVGFGISAAIKFSFVIPWQAIFAAFATTFLVAIVSGLYPAIKASKLDPVEALRYE from the coding sequence ATGCTTGGACTATTCAGAGAAAATACTAAAATTGCTTTAGACGCAATTAAAAGTCAGTTACTTCGTACGATATTAACCGTAATGATCATAGCCATCGGGATCACCGCGCTCGTTGGAATACTTACCGTGGTTTCGGCATTGGAAAACACCATTGCGAAAGATTTCGCATCCATGGGTGCCAATACCTTTTCCATCAGTCAGTATGATTTATCCTCACAGATCAACAACCAGAATTCCAACCAGAAAATCAATCCGATTATCAGCTATCCGGAAGCCCGTGCTTTTCAGGAAAAATACAAATATCCTTTATCGACTTCTTCCCTTTCGTTTACCGCCACCACCAAGGCCGAAGTAAAATATGAAGCGCAAAAAACCGACCCGGAAATAAGCATCGTAGGTGTTGATGAAAACTTCCTGCCTAACAAAGGACTGGAAACCACAAGAGGACGTAACTTTACCGGATTTGATATTAAAAACAATAATTATGTCTGCATTTTAGGATCCGATTTCGAAAAAGGGCTTTTTAAAGATATCAATGCCATAGACAAAACCATATCGATTCGCGGGGCCAAATTTAAAGTAATCGGGATCCTGAAAGAAAAGGGATCCACTTTCGGCAACAGCCAGGATTTACGGGTATTGATCCCGAATCAGATTGCCCGTTCCATCTTTTCGGCTCCCAACATCAACTACGATTTAAGTGTGATGATCGGGCAGAAAGAAATGATCAACCAGGCGGTTGATGATGCCATTATTACCATGCGAAAAATTAAAAAACTCAATCCGGTAGAAAAGAATAACTTCGGGATTGAGCGCAGTGACGACCTGATAAACACCTTACTTTCCAATACCCAGTTTTTAGGCTATATCGCCTGGGCTGTCGGGGTAATTACCATTTTTGGTTCCTCTATCGCCCTGATGAATATTATGCTGGTTTCCGTTACCGAAAGAACCCGTGAAATCGGCGTGCGAAAATCATTAGGAGCCAAAAGAAGTACCATTGCCTGGCAATTTTTTACCGAAACCCTGGTAATCGGTCAGTTGGGCGGATTAGTAGGTATTATCCTCGGAATTTTGGTTGGTTTCGGAATATCCGCTGCGATTAAATTCAGCTTTGTGATTCCGTGGCAGGCTATTTTTGCCGCCTTTGCCACGACTTTCCTTGTAGCTATTGTTTCCGGATTGTACCCGGCCATCAAAGCATCCAAACTGGATCCGGTAGAAGCTTTACGGTACGAATAA
- the hisS gene encoding histidine--tRNA ligase, translating to MAQKPSIPKGTRDFSPIEVAKRNYIFSIIKSNFEKFGFQPIETPSFENSETLMGKYGEEGDRLIFKILNSGDFLAKANEAFLEAKDSLKLTAQISEKALRYDLTVPFARYVVQHQNEIEFPFKRYQIQPVWRADKPQKGRFREFYQCDADVVGSTSLWQEVELVQLYDSVFSALGLEGVTIKINNRKILSGIAEVIGAKDKLIDFTVALDKLDKIGEDGVKKEMSGKGISEEAIAKVQPLFNFTGSISEKITKLAALLASSEEGMKGVEELTFICDNVAALGLDKAILDLDVTLARGLNYYTGAIFEVAAPKTVAMGSIGGGGRYDDLTGIFGLKNMSGVGISFGLDRIYLVLEELNLFPETVTATSKAIFLNFGDAEALYSMKAIMQLRKAGIKVELYPSNAKIGKQFQHADKRGIPYAVIVGAEEIESNQFALKNLGSGEQQKVSLEELKTILQ from the coding sequence ATGGCACAAAAACCAAGTATACCGAAAGGGACCCGTGATTTTTCACCAATTGAGGTGGCAAAGCGTAATTATATTTTTTCGATCATCAAATCGAATTTCGAAAAATTCGGCTTTCAGCCTATTGAAACACCGTCTTTTGAAAATTCCGAAACCTTAATGGGGAAATATGGCGAAGAAGGGGACCGGCTGATTTTTAAGATTTTGAATTCGGGCGATTTTTTAGCCAAAGCAAATGAGGCTTTTTTAGAGGCGAAAGACAGTTTGAAACTTACCGCACAAATCTCGGAAAAAGCCCTGCGTTATGATTTAACGGTTCCTTTTGCCCGTTATGTGGTGCAACACCAGAATGAGATAGAATTCCCGTTTAAACGCTACCAGATCCAGCCGGTATGGAGAGCAGACAAGCCGCAGAAAGGCCGTTTCAGAGAGTTTTATCAGTGTGATGCCGATGTGGTTGGTTCTACCTCATTATGGCAGGAAGTGGAGCTGGTACAGTTGTATGACAGTGTGTTTTCGGCTTTGGGACTGGAAGGGGTGACAATAAAAATCAACAACCGGAAAATCCTGTCCGGTATTGCTGAAGTGATCGGTGCCAAAGACAAGCTTATTGATTTTACGGTGGCTTTGGATAAACTGGACAAAATTGGGGAAGACGGAGTAAAGAAAGAAATGTCCGGTAAAGGCATTTCGGAGGAAGCGATTGCAAAAGTACAGCCGTTATTTAATTTCACCGGTTCGATTTCGGAGAAAATAACCAAACTGGCAGCCTTATTGGCTTCTTCGGAAGAAGGTATGAAAGGAGTGGAAGAGCTGACGTTTATTTGTGATAACGTAGCGGCATTAGGTCTGGATAAAGCAATCCTGGACCTGGATGTAACACTGGCAAGAGGACTGAACTATTATACGGGAGCTATTTTTGAAGTGGCTGCCCCGAAAACCGTTGCGATGGGTTCCATTGGCGGGGGCGGTCGTTATGATGACCTGACCGGAATTTTCGGATTGAAAAATATGAGTGGCGTGGGAATCTCTTTCGGACTGGATCGTATTTACCTGGTACTGGAAGAATTGAACCTGTTCCCGGAAACGGTTACCGCTACTTCTAAAGCCATATTCCTGAATTTTGGCGATGCAGAAGCATTATATTCGATGAAAGCGATTATGCAATTGCGCAAAGCCGGTATAAAAGTGGAATTGTACCCTAGTAATGCAAAAATCGGAAAGCAGTTTCAACATGCCGATAAAAGAGGTATTCCGTATGCTGTGATTGTAGGTGCCGAGGAAATTGAAAGCAACCAGTTTGCTTTGAAAAACCTGGGTTCAGGCGAACAGCAAAAAGTAAGTCTGGAAGAACTGAAAACAATATTACAATAA
- the prmC gene encoding peptide chain release factor N(5)-glutamine methyltransferase has translation MLIKDYRNYFKEELSALYDEKEIESFFYIILDAFHQMKRVDMVLKADFELDAMQLLQWETVLHQLKAEKPIQYIFEETEFFGLPFYVNENVLIPRPETEELVEWILQSVSELPKEQPLKILDIGTGSGCIAVSLAKKLPQARVFAIDVSEKALEVARRNARQNQANVVFLHKNILETSMLPEQFDIIVSNPPYVRNLEKEEINKNVLEFEPHLALFVEDHDPLLFYRKITELAAQHLVKSGQLYFEINQYLGPEMLALLKEYHFKNGELRKDIYGNDRMTKAIL, from the coding sequence ATGCTAATCAAAGACTATCGCAATTATTTTAAAGAAGAACTGTCGGCTCTTTATGATGAAAAAGAGATCGAAAGCTTTTTCTATATCATTTTAGACGCTTTTCACCAGATGAAACGGGTGGATATGGTGCTGAAAGCCGATTTTGAACTGGATGCCATGCAGTTGCTGCAATGGGAAACAGTGCTGCATCAGCTGAAAGCGGAAAAACCGATCCAGTATATTTTTGAGGAAACCGAATTTTTCGGACTGCCTTTTTATGTCAATGAAAACGTTTTAATCCCGCGTCCGGAAACGGAAGAACTGGTGGAGTGGATCCTGCAATCCGTTTCGGAACTGCCCAAAGAACAGCCGCTTAAAATATTGGATATCGGAACAGGCAGTGGTTGTATTGCCGTTTCGCTGGCTAAAAAGCTGCCGCAGGCCCGGGTATTTGCAATCGATGTTTCCGAAAAAGCACTGGAAGTAGCCAGAAGGAATGCAAGGCAAAACCAGGCAAACGTGGTGTTTTTACACAAAAACATTCTTGAAACCAGTATGTTGCCGGAACAGTTTGATATTATCGTGTCCAATCCGCCCTATGTGAGAAACCTGGAAAAAGAGGAAATAAACAAAAACGTATTGGAATTTGAACCGCATTTAGCCTTGTTTGTTGAAGACCATGACCCGTTGCTTTTTTACCGCAAAATCACGGAATTAGCCGCGCAGCATTTGGTAAAAAGCGGGCAGCTGTATTTCGAGATCAATCAGTATCTCGGGCCGGAAATGCTGGCATTGCTAAAGGAATACCATTTTAAAAACGGAGAACTGCGTAAGGATATTTACGGCAATGACCGCATGACAAAAGCAATACTGTAA
- the ribD gene encoding bifunctional diaminohydroxyphosphoribosylaminopyrimidine deaminase/5-amino-6-(5-phosphoribosylamino)uracil reductase RibD — MNTHEFYMNRCVELAKNGLGTTYTNPLVGSVIVYNNEIIGEGWHRKAGEPHAEVNAVNSVKDKSLLSKATIYVSLEPCSHFGKTPPCCDLIIQHKIPNVVIGTIDPFAKVAGNGIKKLIEAGKNVTVGILEDACNELNKRFFTFHQKKRPYIILKWAESSDGFIAPETRAEQKPVWISNVYSRQLVHKWRSEEQAILVGTQTVIDDNPKLDVRNWTGTNPVRIVLDKSGRIPEDYFVKDGSVKTIIITENQNLKNSTSVFFENCIFDNTLPFSIVSILQQYDIQSLLIEGGKQTLQTFIDAGLWDEARVFKGAVTLQSGTAAPFITGTLQEKQTILNDELLIFTHND, encoded by the coding sequence TTGAACACCCATGAATTTTACATGAACCGCTGTGTTGAATTGGCTAAAAACGGTTTGGGCACAACATACACCAACCCTTTGGTGGGCAGTGTTATCGTATACAATAATGAAATTATCGGAGAAGGGTGGCACCGGAAAGCCGGCGAACCGCATGCCGAAGTGAATGCGGTAAACTCCGTTAAGGACAAATCCCTTCTATCCAAAGCTACTATTTATGTAAGTCTGGAACCCTGCAGTCATTTTGGCAAAACACCTCCCTGCTGTGATCTGATCATTCAGCATAAAATCCCCAACGTTGTCATCGGCACCATTGATCCGTTTGCCAAAGTTGCCGGAAACGGCATCAAAAAACTGATCGAAGCCGGTAAAAATGTTACCGTTGGTATACTGGAGGACGCCTGTAACGAGCTCAACAAACGTTTTTTTACATTCCACCAGAAAAAGCGCCCGTATATCATCCTGAAATGGGCAGAAAGCAGTGACGGTTTTATTGCGCCGGAAACCAGAGCGGAGCAAAAACCGGTATGGATCTCCAATGTATATTCCCGCCAGCTGGTTCACAAATGGCGCAGTGAGGAACAGGCTATTTTAGTGGGAACCCAAACCGTTATTGACGACAATCCCAAACTGGATGTAAGGAACTGGACCGGTACAAATCCTGTGCGCATCGTGCTGGATAAATCCGGAAGGATTCCGGAAGATTATTTTGTAAAGGACGGCAGTGTAAAAACCATAATCATCACGGAAAATCAAAATTTAAAAAATTCTACATCAGTTTTTTTCGAAAATTGTATCTTTGATAATACGCTCCCTTTTTCAATTGTATCGATTTTACAGCAATACGATATTCAATCCTTACTTATTGAAGGAGGAAAGCAGACGCTGCAAACCTTTATCGACGCAGGATTATGGGATGAAGCACGGGTTTTTAAAGGCGCTGTAACACTGCAAAGCGGCACAGCAGCACCGTTTATAACCGGTACATTACAAGAGAAACAGACGATACTAAACGACGAACTTCTAATTTTCACACACAATGATTGA